The Diospyros lotus cultivar Yz01 chromosome 15, ASM1463336v1, whole genome shotgun sequence genome has a window encoding:
- the LOC127792061 gene encoding ent-kaurene synthase TSP4, chloroplastic isoform X3, giving the protein MMSLLLPSDGNSSSSRHRLPIPCYSSLSGFCDPGIKVTTGANTVSLCYEETKERIRKLFDKVQLSVSSYDTAWVALVPSPNFSDTPCFPECIDWLLNNQLSDGSWGLPNHNPLLIKDALSSTLASVLALKRWCVGEEQINKGLHFIELNATSAADENQHSPTGFDIIFPGMLEYAKDLGLNLPFESKDLNLMLERRELDVKRSRSEGRTAYLAYMSEGIGKLQDWDMAMKYQRKNGSLFNSPSTTAAAFLHLHNADCLNYLHMLLEKFGNAVPTVYPLDIYARLCMIDSLERLGIDRYFRQEIRSVLDETYRSWLQGEEQIFLDTATCAMAFRILRLNGYNVSSDPLTKITKGEHVNFPSGHLGDIGGVLELYRASQIMIHPDESTLEKELSWSTHFLKEKSYNHRINSDIVNEYVIQEVDDALHYPFHANLDRVANRRNIKHYDIDGSSILKTLYCSTNIRNEDFLKLAVEDFNICQSIHREELEVLERWVVDNRLDKLKFARQKSAYCYFSAAAALFSPELSDSRMSWAKNGVLTTVVDDFFDIGGSIEELENLIQLVEKWDVDMAVDCCSEHVQIIFSALHITICEIGAKAFQFQGRSVTSHMIDIWLNLLRSMLKEAIWIRDKTVPTMYEYMTNSFVSFALGPIVLPALYFVGPILSMEAVSSHEYQNLFKLVSTCGRLLNDIHGFERESRQGKLNAVSLHMAHGCGAITTEESIGEVKTSIIYQRKQLLRLVLQEKGSLIPRACKDLFWKMSQVLHLFYMKDDGFTSHEMINSVKAIIHEPIPSLNCRAGGKAAVETSSFLTAG; this is encoded by the exons GTTTCTGTGACCCTGGAATCAAAGTAACAACAGGAGCTAATACTGTTTCTCTA TGCTATGAGGAAACTAAAGAAAGAATTCGGAAACTATTCGATAAGGTTCAGCTTTCTGTTTCTTCCTATGACACTGCTTGGGTGGCATTGGTCCCTTCTCCAAATTTCTCTGACACACCTTGTTTCCCGGAGTGTATTGATTGGTTACTGAACAATCAACTCAGCGATGGTTCATGGGGCCTTCCTAATCACAACCCCTTATTGATTAAAGATGCTCTGTCATCTACATTAGCATCTGTCCTAGCACTTAAGCGATGGTGTGTTGGTGAAGAGCAAATCAACAAAG GTCTACACTTTATTGAGTTGAATGCCACTTCAGCTGCTGATGAGAATCAACATTCTCCAACTGGATTTGACATAATATTCCCTGGAATGCTAGAGTATGCTAAAGATTTAGGTCTGAACCTCCCCTTTGAATCAAAAGATTTAAATCTTATGCTTGAGAGGAGAGAGTTAGATGTCAAAag AAGCCGCTCAGAAGGAAGGACAGCCTACTTAGCATATATGTCAGAAGGCATTGGAAAGTTGCAGGACTGGGACATGGCCATGAAATATCAGAGGAAGAATGGCTCCCTGTTTAATTCTCCATCAACCACAGCAGCTGCTTTCTTGCACCTTCATAATGCTGATTGCCTCAATTACCTGCATATGCTCCTGGAGAAGTTTGGGAATGCTG TTCCAACAGTTTACCCCTTGGATATATATGCTCGCCTTTGCATGATTGACAGCCTTGAGAGATTGGGAATTGACCGGTATTTTAGGCAGGAAATTAGAAGTGTGTTGGATGAAACATACAG aagtTGGTTGCAGGGGGAGGAACAGATATTCCTGGACACTGCCACTTGTGCTATGGCATTTCGGATACTCCGTCTTAATGGGTATAATGTCTCTTCAG ATCccttaacaaaaataacaaagggAGAGCATGTCAACTTTCCTTCTGGACACCTAGGGGATATTGGCGGTGTGCTTGAGTTATATAGGGCTTCACAGATCATGATCCATCCAGATGAATCAACCTTAGAGAAGGAACTCTCGTGGTCTACTCATTTCCTGAAAGAGAAATCATACAACCATAGAATTAATTCAGATATAGTCAATGAATATGTTATCCAAGAG GTGGATGATGCCCTTCACTATCCCTTCCATGCAAATTTAGACCGTGTGGCAAACAGAAGAAACATAAAGCATTATGATATAGATGGTTCAAGCATTCTTAAGACTTTGTATTG CTCAACGAATATTAGAAATGAAGATTTCCTAAAACTGGCAGTGGAAGACTTTAATATTTGCCAATCTATTCACCGTGAAGAACTTGAAGTTCTGGAGAG GTGGGTTGTAGATAACAGATTAGATAAGTTAAAGTTTGCCAGGCAGAAGTCAGCATACTGTTACTTCTCAGCTGCAGCAGCTCTTTTCTCTCCTGAACTATCTGATTCTCGCATGTCATGGGCCAAAAATGGTGTGCTCACAACAGTGGTTGATGACTTCTTTGATATTGGTGGTTCTATAGAGGAATTAGAGAACCTAATTCAATTGGTTGAAAA ATGGGATGTAGATATGGCTGTTGATTGTTGTTCTGAGCATGTTCAGATCATATTTTCTGCACTTCACATCACAATTTGTGAGATTGGAGCCAAGGCATTCCAATTTCAGGGGCGCTCTGTGACAAGCCACATGATTGACATT TGGTTGAATTTGCTTAGATCTATGCTGAAGGAAGCTATATGGATTAGAGACAAGACGGTGCCAACAATGTATGAATACATGACCAATTCCTTTGTATCCTTTGCCTTGGGGCCAATTGTCCTCCCAGCTCTTTACTTTGTTGGGCCTATACTGTCCATGGAGGCTGTTTCCAGTCACGAATACCAAAACCTCTTTAAACTTGTGAGCACTTGTGGGCGTCTTCTCAACGACATCCACGGCTTTGAG AGGGAATCCCGGCAAGGTAAACTGAATGCTGTATCATTGCACATGGCTCATGGCTGTGGGGCGATTACTACAGAAGAAAGCATTGGAGAGGTGAAGACTTCTATTATCTATCAGAGGAAACAACTGCTGAGATTAGTTTTGCAGGAAAAGGGCAGCCTTATTCCGCGAGCATGCAAGGATTTGTTCTGGAAAATGAGTCAAGTATTGCATTTGTTTTACATGAAGGACGATGGCTTCACTTCTCATGAGATGATCAATTCTGTCAAAGCAATCATTCATGAACCAATTCCATCGCTGAATTGTAGGGCGGGCGGCAAAGCTGCGGTAGAGACCTCCAGTTTTCTAACTGCTGGTTAA
- the LOC127792061 gene encoding ent-kaurene synthase TSP4, chloroplastic isoform X4, with the protein MMSLLLPSDGNSSSSRHRLPIPCYSSLSGFCDPGIKVTTGANTVSLCYEETKERIRKLFDKVQLSVSSYDTAWVALVPSPNFSDTPCFPECIDWLLNNQLSDGSWGLPNHNPLLIKDALSSTLASVLALKRWCVGEEQINKGLHFIELNATSAADENQHSPTGFDIIFPGMLEYAKDLGLNLPFESKDLNLMLERRELDVKRSRSEGRTAYLAYMSEGIGKLQDWDMAMKYQRKNGSLFNSPSTTAAAFLHLHNADCLNYLHMLLEKFGNAALRDWELTGILGRKLEVCWMKHTEVGCRGRNRYSWTLPLVLWHFGYSVLMGIMSLQCSSTNIRNEDFLKLAVEDFNICQSIHREELEVLERWVVDNRLDKLKFARQKSAYCYFSAAAALFSPELSDSRMSWAKNGVLTTVVDDFFDIGGSIEELENLIQLVEKWDVDMAVDCCSEHVQIIFSALHITICEIGAKAFQFQGRSVTSHMIDIWLNLLRSMLKEAIWIRDKTVPTMYEYMTNSFVSFALGPIVLPALYFVGPILSMEAVSSHEYQNLFKLVSTCGRLLNDIHGFERESRQGKLNAVSLHMAHGCGAITTEESIGEVKTSIIYQRKQLLRLVLQEKGSLIPRACKDLFWKMSQVLHLFYMKDDGFTSHEMINSVKAIIHEPIPSLNCRAGGKAAVETSSFLTAG; encoded by the exons GTTTCTGTGACCCTGGAATCAAAGTAACAACAGGAGCTAATACTGTTTCTCTA TGCTATGAGGAAACTAAAGAAAGAATTCGGAAACTATTCGATAAGGTTCAGCTTTCTGTTTCTTCCTATGACACTGCTTGGGTGGCATTGGTCCCTTCTCCAAATTTCTCTGACACACCTTGTTTCCCGGAGTGTATTGATTGGTTACTGAACAATCAACTCAGCGATGGTTCATGGGGCCTTCCTAATCACAACCCCTTATTGATTAAAGATGCTCTGTCATCTACATTAGCATCTGTCCTAGCACTTAAGCGATGGTGTGTTGGTGAAGAGCAAATCAACAAAG GTCTACACTTTATTGAGTTGAATGCCACTTCAGCTGCTGATGAGAATCAACATTCTCCAACTGGATTTGACATAATATTCCCTGGAATGCTAGAGTATGCTAAAGATTTAGGTCTGAACCTCCCCTTTGAATCAAAAGATTTAAATCTTATGCTTGAGAGGAGAGAGTTAGATGTCAAAag AAGCCGCTCAGAAGGAAGGACAGCCTACTTAGCATATATGTCAGAAGGCATTGGAAAGTTGCAGGACTGGGACATGGCCATGAAATATCAGAGGAAGAATGGCTCCCTGTTTAATTCTCCATCAACCACAGCAGCTGCTTTCTTGCACCTTCATAATGCTGATTGCCTCAATTACCTGCATATGCTCCTGGAGAAGTTTGGGAATGCTG CCTTGAGAGATTGGGAATTGACCGGTATTTTAGGCAGGAAATTAGAAGTGTGTTGGATGAAACATACAG aagtTGGTTGCAGGGGGAGGAACAGATATTCCTGGACACTGCCACTTGTGCTATGGCATTTCGGATACTCCGTCTTAATGGGTATAATGTCTCTTCAG tgCAGCTCAACGAATATTAGAAATGAAGATTTCCTAAAACTGGCAGTGGAAGACTTTAATATTTGCCAATCTATTCACCGTGAAGAACTTGAAGTTCTGGAGAG GTGGGTTGTAGATAACAGATTAGATAAGTTAAAGTTTGCCAGGCAGAAGTCAGCATACTGTTACTTCTCAGCTGCAGCAGCTCTTTTCTCTCCTGAACTATCTGATTCTCGCATGTCATGGGCCAAAAATGGTGTGCTCACAACAGTGGTTGATGACTTCTTTGATATTGGTGGTTCTATAGAGGAATTAGAGAACCTAATTCAATTGGTTGAAAA ATGGGATGTAGATATGGCTGTTGATTGTTGTTCTGAGCATGTTCAGATCATATTTTCTGCACTTCACATCACAATTTGTGAGATTGGAGCCAAGGCATTCCAATTTCAGGGGCGCTCTGTGACAAGCCACATGATTGACATT TGGTTGAATTTGCTTAGATCTATGCTGAAGGAAGCTATATGGATTAGAGACAAGACGGTGCCAACAATGTATGAATACATGACCAATTCCTTTGTATCCTTTGCCTTGGGGCCAATTGTCCTCCCAGCTCTTTACTTTGTTGGGCCTATACTGTCCATGGAGGCTGTTTCCAGTCACGAATACCAAAACCTCTTTAAACTTGTGAGCACTTGTGGGCGTCTTCTCAACGACATCCACGGCTTTGAG AGGGAATCCCGGCAAGGTAAACTGAATGCTGTATCATTGCACATGGCTCATGGCTGTGGGGCGATTACTACAGAAGAAAGCATTGGAGAGGTGAAGACTTCTATTATCTATCAGAGGAAACAACTGCTGAGATTAGTTTTGCAGGAAAAGGGCAGCCTTATTCCGCGAGCATGCAAGGATTTGTTCTGGAAAATGAGTCAAGTATTGCATTTGTTTTACATGAAGGACGATGGCTTCACTTCTCATGAGATGATCAATTCTGTCAAAGCAATCATTCATGAACCAATTCCATCGCTGAATTGTAGGGCGGGCGGCAAAGCTGCGGTAGAGACCTCCAGTTTTCTAACTGCTGGTTAA
- the LOC127792061 gene encoding ent-kaurene synthase TSP4, chloroplastic isoform X5 gives MMSLLLPSDGNSSSSRHRLPIPCYSSLSGFCDPGIKVTTGANTVSLCYEETKERIRKLFDKVQLSVSSYDTAWVALVPSPNFSDTPCFPECIDWLLNNQLSDGSWGLPNHNPLLIKDALSSTLASVLALKRWCVGEEQINKGLHFIELNATSAADENQHSPTGFDIIFPGMLEYAKDLGLNLPFESKDLNLMLERRELDVKRSRSEGRTAYLAYMSEGIGKLQDWDMAMKYQRKNGSLFNSPSTTAAAFLHLHNADCLNYLHMLLEKFGNAALRDWELTGILGRKLEVCWMKHTVGCRGRNRYSWTLPLVLWHFGYSVLMGIMSLQCSSTNIRNEDFLKLAVEDFNICQSIHREELEVLERWVVDNRLDKLKFARQKSAYCYFSAAAALFSPELSDSRMSWAKNGVLTTVVDDFFDIGGSIEELENLIQLVEKWDVDMAVDCCSEHVQIIFSALHITICEIGAKAFQFQGRSVTSHMIDIWLNLLRSMLKEAIWIRDKTVPTMYEYMTNSFVSFALGPIVLPALYFVGPILSMEAVSSHEYQNLFKLVSTCGRLLNDIHGFERESRQGKLNAVSLHMAHGCGAITTEESIGEVKTSIIYQRKQLLRLVLQEKGSLIPRACKDLFWKMSQVLHLFYMKDDGFTSHEMINSVKAIIHEPIPSLNCRAGGKAAVETSSFLTAG, from the exons GTTTCTGTGACCCTGGAATCAAAGTAACAACAGGAGCTAATACTGTTTCTCTA TGCTATGAGGAAACTAAAGAAAGAATTCGGAAACTATTCGATAAGGTTCAGCTTTCTGTTTCTTCCTATGACACTGCTTGGGTGGCATTGGTCCCTTCTCCAAATTTCTCTGACACACCTTGTTTCCCGGAGTGTATTGATTGGTTACTGAACAATCAACTCAGCGATGGTTCATGGGGCCTTCCTAATCACAACCCCTTATTGATTAAAGATGCTCTGTCATCTACATTAGCATCTGTCCTAGCACTTAAGCGATGGTGTGTTGGTGAAGAGCAAATCAACAAAG GTCTACACTTTATTGAGTTGAATGCCACTTCAGCTGCTGATGAGAATCAACATTCTCCAACTGGATTTGACATAATATTCCCTGGAATGCTAGAGTATGCTAAAGATTTAGGTCTGAACCTCCCCTTTGAATCAAAAGATTTAAATCTTATGCTTGAGAGGAGAGAGTTAGATGTCAAAag AAGCCGCTCAGAAGGAAGGACAGCCTACTTAGCATATATGTCAGAAGGCATTGGAAAGTTGCAGGACTGGGACATGGCCATGAAATATCAGAGGAAGAATGGCTCCCTGTTTAATTCTCCATCAACCACAGCAGCTGCTTTCTTGCACCTTCATAATGCTGATTGCCTCAATTACCTGCATATGCTCCTGGAGAAGTTTGGGAATGCTG CCTTGAGAGATTGGGAATTGACCGGTATTTTAGGCAGGAAATTAGAAGTGTGTTGGATGAAACATACAG tTGGTTGCAGGGGGAGGAACAGATATTCCTGGACACTGCCACTTGTGCTATGGCATTTCGGATACTCCGTCTTAATGGGTATAATGTCTCTTCAG tgCAGCTCAACGAATATTAGAAATGAAGATTTCCTAAAACTGGCAGTGGAAGACTTTAATATTTGCCAATCTATTCACCGTGAAGAACTTGAAGTTCTGGAGAG GTGGGTTGTAGATAACAGATTAGATAAGTTAAAGTTTGCCAGGCAGAAGTCAGCATACTGTTACTTCTCAGCTGCAGCAGCTCTTTTCTCTCCTGAACTATCTGATTCTCGCATGTCATGGGCCAAAAATGGTGTGCTCACAACAGTGGTTGATGACTTCTTTGATATTGGTGGTTCTATAGAGGAATTAGAGAACCTAATTCAATTGGTTGAAAA ATGGGATGTAGATATGGCTGTTGATTGTTGTTCTGAGCATGTTCAGATCATATTTTCTGCACTTCACATCACAATTTGTGAGATTGGAGCCAAGGCATTCCAATTTCAGGGGCGCTCTGTGACAAGCCACATGATTGACATT TGGTTGAATTTGCTTAGATCTATGCTGAAGGAAGCTATATGGATTAGAGACAAGACGGTGCCAACAATGTATGAATACATGACCAATTCCTTTGTATCCTTTGCCTTGGGGCCAATTGTCCTCCCAGCTCTTTACTTTGTTGGGCCTATACTGTCCATGGAGGCTGTTTCCAGTCACGAATACCAAAACCTCTTTAAACTTGTGAGCACTTGTGGGCGTCTTCTCAACGACATCCACGGCTTTGAG AGGGAATCCCGGCAAGGTAAACTGAATGCTGTATCATTGCACATGGCTCATGGCTGTGGGGCGATTACTACAGAAGAAAGCATTGGAGAGGTGAAGACTTCTATTATCTATCAGAGGAAACAACTGCTGAGATTAGTTTTGCAGGAAAAGGGCAGCCTTATTCCGCGAGCATGCAAGGATTTGTTCTGGAAAATGAGTCAAGTATTGCATTTGTTTTACATGAAGGACGATGGCTTCACTTCTCATGAGATGATCAATTCTGTCAAAGCAATCATTCATGAACCAATTCCATCGCTGAATTGTAGGGCGGGCGGCAAAGCTGCGGTAGAGACCTCCAGTTTTCTAACTGCTGGTTAA
- the LOC127792061 gene encoding ent-kaurene synthase TSP4, chloroplastic isoform X2, whose protein sequence is MMSLLLPSDGNSSSSRHRLPIPCYSSLSGFCDPGIKVTTGANTVSLCYEETKERIRKLFDKVQLSVSSYDTAWVALVPSPNFSDTPCFPECIDWLLNNQLSDGSWGLPNHNPLLIKDALSSTLASVLALKRWCVGEEQINKGLHFIELNATSAADENQHSPTGFDIIFPGMLEYAKDLGLNLPFESKDLNLMLERRELDVKRSRSEGRTAYLAYMSEGIGKLQDWDMAMKYQRKNGSLFNSPSTTAAAFLHLHNADCLNYLHMLLEKFGNAVPTVYPLDIYARLCMIDSLERLGIDRYFRQEIRSVLDETYSWLQGEEQIFLDTATCAMAFRILRLNGYNVSSDPLTKITKGEHVNFPSGHLGDIGGVLELYRASQIMIHPDESTLEKELSWSTHFLKEKSYNHRINSDIVNEYVIQEVDDALHYPFHANLDRVANRRNIKHYDIDGSSILKTLYCSTNIRNEDFLKLAVEDFNICQSIHREELEVLERWVVDNRLDKLKFARQKSAYCYFSAAAALFSPELSDSRMSWAKNGVLTTVVDDFFDIGGSIEELENLIQLVEKWDVDMAVDCCSEHVQIIFSALHITICEIGAKAFQFQGRSVTSHMIDIWLNLLRSMLKEAIWIRDKTVPTMYEYMTNSFVSFALGPIVLPALYFVGPILSMEAVSSHEYQNLFKLVSTCGRLLNDIHGFERESRQGKLNAVSLHMAHGCGAITTEESIGEVKTSIIYQRKQLLRLVLQEKGSLIPRACKDLFWKMSQVLHLFYMKDDGFTSHEMINSVKAIIHEPIPSLNCRAGGKAAVETSSFLTAG, encoded by the exons GTTTCTGTGACCCTGGAATCAAAGTAACAACAGGAGCTAATACTGTTTCTCTA TGCTATGAGGAAACTAAAGAAAGAATTCGGAAACTATTCGATAAGGTTCAGCTTTCTGTTTCTTCCTATGACACTGCTTGGGTGGCATTGGTCCCTTCTCCAAATTTCTCTGACACACCTTGTTTCCCGGAGTGTATTGATTGGTTACTGAACAATCAACTCAGCGATGGTTCATGGGGCCTTCCTAATCACAACCCCTTATTGATTAAAGATGCTCTGTCATCTACATTAGCATCTGTCCTAGCACTTAAGCGATGGTGTGTTGGTGAAGAGCAAATCAACAAAG GTCTACACTTTATTGAGTTGAATGCCACTTCAGCTGCTGATGAGAATCAACATTCTCCAACTGGATTTGACATAATATTCCCTGGAATGCTAGAGTATGCTAAAGATTTAGGTCTGAACCTCCCCTTTGAATCAAAAGATTTAAATCTTATGCTTGAGAGGAGAGAGTTAGATGTCAAAag AAGCCGCTCAGAAGGAAGGACAGCCTACTTAGCATATATGTCAGAAGGCATTGGAAAGTTGCAGGACTGGGACATGGCCATGAAATATCAGAGGAAGAATGGCTCCCTGTTTAATTCTCCATCAACCACAGCAGCTGCTTTCTTGCACCTTCATAATGCTGATTGCCTCAATTACCTGCATATGCTCCTGGAGAAGTTTGGGAATGCTG TTCCAACAGTTTACCCCTTGGATATATATGCTCGCCTTTGCATGATTGACAGCCTTGAGAGATTGGGAATTGACCGGTATTTTAGGCAGGAAATTAGAAGTGTGTTGGATGAAACATACAG tTGGTTGCAGGGGGAGGAACAGATATTCCTGGACACTGCCACTTGTGCTATGGCATTTCGGATACTCCGTCTTAATGGGTATAATGTCTCTTCAG ATCccttaacaaaaataacaaagggAGAGCATGTCAACTTTCCTTCTGGACACCTAGGGGATATTGGCGGTGTGCTTGAGTTATATAGGGCTTCACAGATCATGATCCATCCAGATGAATCAACCTTAGAGAAGGAACTCTCGTGGTCTACTCATTTCCTGAAAGAGAAATCATACAACCATAGAATTAATTCAGATATAGTCAATGAATATGTTATCCAAGAG GTGGATGATGCCCTTCACTATCCCTTCCATGCAAATTTAGACCGTGTGGCAAACAGAAGAAACATAAAGCATTATGATATAGATGGTTCAAGCATTCTTAAGACTTTGTATTG CTCAACGAATATTAGAAATGAAGATTTCCTAAAACTGGCAGTGGAAGACTTTAATATTTGCCAATCTATTCACCGTGAAGAACTTGAAGTTCTGGAGAG GTGGGTTGTAGATAACAGATTAGATAAGTTAAAGTTTGCCAGGCAGAAGTCAGCATACTGTTACTTCTCAGCTGCAGCAGCTCTTTTCTCTCCTGAACTATCTGATTCTCGCATGTCATGGGCCAAAAATGGTGTGCTCACAACAGTGGTTGATGACTTCTTTGATATTGGTGGTTCTATAGAGGAATTAGAGAACCTAATTCAATTGGTTGAAAA ATGGGATGTAGATATGGCTGTTGATTGTTGTTCTGAGCATGTTCAGATCATATTTTCTGCACTTCACATCACAATTTGTGAGATTGGAGCCAAGGCATTCCAATTTCAGGGGCGCTCTGTGACAAGCCACATGATTGACATT TGGTTGAATTTGCTTAGATCTATGCTGAAGGAAGCTATATGGATTAGAGACAAGACGGTGCCAACAATGTATGAATACATGACCAATTCCTTTGTATCCTTTGCCTTGGGGCCAATTGTCCTCCCAGCTCTTTACTTTGTTGGGCCTATACTGTCCATGGAGGCTGTTTCCAGTCACGAATACCAAAACCTCTTTAAACTTGTGAGCACTTGTGGGCGTCTTCTCAACGACATCCACGGCTTTGAG AGGGAATCCCGGCAAGGTAAACTGAATGCTGTATCATTGCACATGGCTCATGGCTGTGGGGCGATTACTACAGAAGAAAGCATTGGAGAGGTGAAGACTTCTATTATCTATCAGAGGAAACAACTGCTGAGATTAGTTTTGCAGGAAAAGGGCAGCCTTATTCCGCGAGCATGCAAGGATTTGTTCTGGAAAATGAGTCAAGTATTGCATTTGTTTTACATGAAGGACGATGGCTTCACTTCTCATGAGATGATCAATTCTGTCAAAGCAATCATTCATGAACCAATTCCATCGCTGAATTGTAGGGCGGGCGGCAAAGCTGCGGTAGAGACCTCCAGTTTTCTAACTGCTGGTTAA